Proteins found in one Macrobrachium nipponense isolate FS-2020 chromosome 35, ASM1510439v2, whole genome shotgun sequence genomic segment:
- the LOC135208182 gene encoding uncharacterized protein LOC135208182, with the protein MDSHPEPVFSPEVLRYLKYYSCMRHWGEKVFCEIYNLNFLHGQHKSIHQILEDNQVPLQGRRCPFNDQEIKNLTEKLPEDLDITLINKICRVLWQKGVNDPGDKLRGLMKKIKDERNIACHEAPDMSGTNFESKLNDFQAMLEETLEELKCLFPVHSADINQLKAEIQDAVPKLREKIREKYDPSNPQDVQRFKEEIGEFESEFYEMIQESSGAELQSLNERLCQILPYDWLTQYGTTDPGKIMVSLQVADDQELNKGPHGNKSIFVIQKEIFNIKDQLGRDPEVVIISGDAGSGKTTILCSYAEGWCKKTKDMPEVSSFPFLLCMQFRNHDHDSFDEYLKSLIMKTAALFPFDLVKSVVLDSKCLVLCDGYDEANENSRKLFKQFLKLNSNKMKFVVTTRPGNTEELTKIVNKAQRSRINLKVSGLQKEDMKSLTEKLIGHLLNDDVTQTEQMKKELLQKIEEMNTGTRAILQTPLYFNLFVLLYIECPDLRDEMSTRTSVFLQLKRHKIKRISDKTGISEESLEEFDALYRKWCLKHYIERKYEYSEADIRSFEEEMRQVLPEKTLQNFNAIMSSYFSIKKTKKHLDIVNVYCHRHRSEQEFAAAGSICDDIVTSSGRTRGGNIVLDVLRSHSKCEDNDGDGDEDENEVRYLFEEFRGVISFIPGILYGTERDVLYDTIEEIHELYVSYRPSYYKHDALLDPCIETRLDDKVLESLVSQMRRKTSMNDRVRFREPKSLYVLPSLLPKLRPKEIGLFFSSIEQRSIPDLNKSLKSAVQNNITTEVWLIMELRNCAQLPGQEEEEEEVLPPVDELGLEIWDDGYEDLGSLRRPFSLATPPKELLTLGFDMRAAPRGELWMADVIKRTFPATREEGGGRRGFTDLWINLKKGPAPDMMLLLQSLTVPRPLREIRIRLPDRTKIDDVEGLKQLCREKALGTLYLSGVDEEKKTNDCCCIL; encoded by the exons ATGGATTCCCACCCAGAACCAGTTTTTTCTCCTGAAGTCTTGAGATATTTGAAGTATTATAGTTGCATGAGGCACTGGGGGGAGAAAGTGTTCTGTGAGATATACAACCTAAACTTTCTCCACGGACAACACAAGAGCATCCACCAGATTCTCGAAGACAACCAAGTTCCACTTCAAGGGAGGAGATGTCCCTTCAACGACCAGGAGataaaaaatctgacagaaaagcTTCCGGAAGATCTGGACATCACATTGATAAACAAAATCTGCCGGGTTCTTTGGCAAAAGGGGGTGAATGATCCCGGTGACAAACTTAGaggattaatgaaaaaaatcaaagatgAGAGGAACATTGCGTGCCATGAAGCCCCTGATATGTCAGGCACTAACTTTGAAAGTAAACTCAACGACTTTCAAGCAATGCTGGAGGAAACTCTTGAGGAACTCAAGTGCCTGTTTCCAGTACATAGTGCCGACATTAACCAACTTAAAGCAGAGATCCAAGATGCTGTTCCAAAGCTCCGAGAAAAGATCCGCGAGAAATATGATCCCTCAAACCCCCAGGATGTACAAAGGTTTAAAGAAGAAATAGGAGAGTTTGAGAGTGAATTCTATGAGATGATACAAGAGTCATCTGGAGCAGAACTCCAGTCTCTTAATGAACGCCTCTGTCAGATTTTGCCCTACGATTGGCTCACTCAGTATGGTACTACAGATCCAGGAAAGATTATGGTGTCTTTACAAGTGGCAGATGATCAGGAGTTGAATAAAGGTCCCCATGGCAATAAAAGTATCTTTGTAATTCAaaaagaaatcttcaacattaaagACCAACTGGGAAGAGACCCTGAAGTTGTGATTATATCTGGCGACGCAGGTTCTGGAAAGACCACAATTCTTTGTTCCTATGCAGAGGGATGGTGCAAGAAGACAAAGGATATGCCAGAAGTCTCTTCCTTCCCATTTCTGCTATGCATGCAGTTCAGGAATCATGACCACGACAGCTTTGATGAATACCTCAAAAGCTTGATTATGAAAACTGCTGCTCTATTTCCCTTTGACCTTGTCAAATCAGTAGTCCTGGATTCAAAGTGCTTGGTCTTGTGTGATGGCTATGATGAGGCCAATGAGAATTCAAGAAAACTCTTCAAACagtttttaaaacttaattcaaATAAGATGAAGTTTGTTGTTACGACACGTCCAGGGAACACAGAGGAACTAACGAAAATTGTGAACAAAGCACAACGTTCCAGAATCAACCTCAAAGTTTCAGGTCTtcagaaagaggatatgaaatcGCTCACAGAAAAGCTCATTGGCCACCTGTTGAATGATGATGTTACCCAAACGGAGCAAATGAAAAAGGAGCTGCTTcagaaaatagaagaaatgaaCACTGGCACTAGAGCCATCCTGCAAACCCCATTGTATTTCAACCTGTTTGTTCTCCTTTACATTGAGTGTCCAGATCTAAGGGATGAAATGAGCACCAGGACATCAGTCTTCTTACAGCTGAAAAggcacaagatcaagagaatctcTGACAAGACAGGAATCTCTGAAGAATCACTGGAGGAATTTGATGCACTGTACAGAAAATGGTGTTTGAAACATTACattgagagaaaatatgaatattctGAGGCAGATATAAGAAGCTTTGAAGAGGAGATGAGGCAAGTGTTACCTGAAAAAACACTTCAGAACTTTAATGCCATCATGTCGTcctatttttccataaagaaaacaaagaagcaTCTGGACATTGTCAATGTCTACTGCCACAGACACAGAAGTGAGCAGGAGTTTGCAGCTGCAGGCAGCATCTGCGATGACATCGTCACATCAAGTGGAAGGACACGAGGCGGAAACATTGTTCTGGATGTGCTGCGATCACATTCCAAGTGTGAAGATAATGATGGAGatggagatgaagatgaaaatgaagTTAGATATCTATTTGAGGAATTCCGAGGAGTGATTTCCTTCATACCGGGAATACTTTATGGCACAGAGAGAGATGTGTTGTATGATACAATAGAGGAGATTCATGAACTCTATGTATCATACAGACCGTCTTATTATAAACATGATGCTCTTTTGGACCCATGTATTGAAACTAGATTGGACGATAAGGTTTTGGAATCACTTGTGTCACAGATGAGGAGAAAAACATCTATGAATGACCGAGTAAGATTCCGAGAACCCAAGAGTCTTTATGTCCTACCGTCCTTGCTGCCTAAACTGAGACCCAAAGAGATTGGattgtttttttcttcaataGAACAAAGAAGCATCCCAGACCTGAATAAGAGTCTGAAGTCTGCTGTTCAAAACAACATCACCACAGAGGTTTGGCTTATAATGGAACTAAGAAATTGTGCACAACTTCcaggacaggaggaggaggaggaggaggttttgcCTCCAGTGGATGAATTAG GATTGGAGATTTGGGATGATGGATACGAAGACTTAGGGAGCCTGAGGAGGCCCTTTTCTCTCGCGACTCCACCAAAGGAATTACTGACATTAGGGTTCGACATGCGTGCAGCGCCTCGGGGGGAGCTTTGGATGGCCGACGTCATAAAGAGAACGTTCCCAGCAACtagggaagaaggaggaggaagaagaggcttCACTGATTTATGGATTAACTTAAAAAAAG